GATGTAACTATGCCAATCTTCTGCGGTAACATGGGTATTGGTCTCTTACGTGCCTTATCGAATAGACCTTCTTTCTCCAGTTTCCGTTTCAATTGTTCGAATGCTTGCTGCAATGCGCCTATCCCTATGGGTTTGAGACCGTATACAATAATCTGGTATCTCCCGCCTTTTACGAAGACACTTATCTTTCCTTGGGCAATTACTTTCATTCCATTTTCTGGCACAAACTCCAGTTGTCCAGCCTGCCACTTATACATAATGGCATTTATCTGAGCATCTTCATCTTTTAAACTGAAATAGAGGTGCCCTGAGGAGTGGAGAGTAAAATTGGATATTTCTCCTTCAAGCCAAATCTCAGGAAACTCTTCTTCCAGGAGATTCTTGGCTATTTTATTTATTTCCGATACTTTATAAATTTTTCTTGGCTCTTCCACCTTTCACTCCCTTTTTCCCTTAAATGGTTTAGCAATTCTCTTTATGCTTTCAGCCTTTCCCGTTTTCTCGTCGATTTCCATCACTACTCCTGCAAAAATTAAATCATCTTTTGCCACTTCAAACCTGATGGGCATCTGGGTCAAATACCTCTTCAGGATAATCTCCTTTTTTACCCCGATAACCGAATCGCGGGGACCGGTCATTCCTACATCAGTAATATAAGCTGTCCCCTGTGGAAGAATCCGTTCATCAGCAGTAGGAACGTGCGTATGAGTGCCTATTACCGCGCTTACTTTACCATCTAAGTACCAACCCATAGCAACTTTTTCTGATGTAATTTCCGCATGCATATCCACAACGATTATCTTTGTCTGTTTACTGATTTCTTCTATAATTCCATCAGTTGCACGGAAAGGACACTCTAAAGTGGACATATAA
This genomic interval from bacterium contains the following:
- a CDS encoding TIGR00282 family metallophosphoesterase yields the protein MRILFVGDIIGKPGREIIRNVLLKIMTEENIQFVIANCENAAGGFGLTPNISREVFSEGVDVITMGNHVWARKEISEIIEEENILRPANFPPEVPGKGWTIVQADNGIKVGVINLMGRVYMSTLECPFRATDGIIEEISKQTKIIVVDMHAEITSEKVAMGWYLDGKVSAVIGTHTHVPTADERILPQGTAYITDVGMTGPRDSVIGVKKEIILKRYLTQMPIRFEVAKDDLIFAGVVMEIDEKTGKAESIKRIAKPFKGKRE